CGATGGAGGAAGTTCAGATCAATCTCTAAATATAGTTTCCGAACTCCAGAAAAACTATAAAAATATAAAGTTAATAAACAATGCGAAACGAATTCAGGTGGCTGCTTTAAATCTAGGTTTAAGATATGCGACGGGTGAAATAATAGTGCGCGCCGATGCTCATAGTATCTATCAATCAGATTATATAGATCTAATTATTTCTCCCATCTTAAAAGGTGAGGCTGAGAATGCTGGTGGGGCTCAAATACCTTGTGGTGATACGTACATTACTTCTGGCATAGCTCGGGCATTGGCATCTCCATTTGGAAATGGGAATGCTACATATCGGGTGGGCCGTGCATCTAAATACACGGATACAGTGTATTTAGGTGCATGGCGTAAAAGTATACTGGAAGAGATTGGTGGTTTTAATGAATTAATGGCGGTTAATGAAGACTATGAATTGAATGTACGCCTTAGGAAGCGGGGAGGGCGAGTCTTATATATCCCACAACTACGTACAAAGTATTTTGTTCGAAAAAGCATTCTCCACTTAGGAAAACAATACTTTAAGTATGGGAAATGGAAAATAGCAACACTATCTATACATAGAACATCGCTACATCCTCGGCAAGCGCTTGTACCTATTGCTACAGCGCTCATTATGAGCTCGCTCATTGCCTTTATTATTTCTCGTAAAAAGCACCTTATGGTACCTTCGGCTACTTATGCTTTAGGGTGCGTTTTATTTTCATTATCACCAGATTTAAAAAAATTTAATCTAAAATATTTACCGATCACACTGCTGGCATTCCCAGTGATACATTTCAGCTGGTCAGCAGGGTTTATTTCCGGTATTATAAAGTCGCCTTTACCTAGGTCACGCGAAATCAAAGGAAATGATAGGCAATATTCTGATTACCCCTTAAGTAGATGACAGTTTCTGGGTGCAAGAGTAGACCTCTTGCGAAAGTCATGATTGGCAGGCTCGCGTAAGGTTGCAGAGGGCCGCGATCAGTTGAAATCGGAGAGCGAAACGACGACCTGAGCGTCAGTGTTTCACTCCTCCGCAAATGGATGAGTGTTGAGCACGAGAGTGGCCAGGCCGCATTTTCCGGTCATGGTAAGCAACTGCTGACTGCTGACCAGCAGGAGATTCGTAGGTTCCGTAAGGGGGTTGCAATCCTGCTCTGGGAGCGTGAGATCCTAAAAAAGCCACGGCCTGTCTTGAGCAGAACGGACGCCTGCCCGCTTTTTCGTAAAAGGGATTACTCGCTGCATGTTCTGATCATTAATCTGATCTTGGTGGGCTTGAGTCGTCGTCACTGGACTTCAGTAGACCAGATCTTCCGGATAGGCTTTTACTGGCTGTCAACGTGGCGAAAACTTGAGGCGGGTCACGATCAGATTCCGATCCGCCAAGGTTTGGTAATAAGGGTTCGTGATGGTTATGGTAATGGGCAGGGCACTCACAGTCAGACTGACCGTTTGCAACTGCGCCCGGCTGATTGGTTTGCCAAGGACTTCGCCTGCCTGCACGATAATAAGCTGGGGAAAGGCTCTATTGCCCTCACGGCCCACTAGGGTAAAAGTAAGTTGACCTGGGCCGCAGGGCACCGCTGTGAGAGCTAGACCGTTAACTAGAGTCGCTACGTTCGCTGCCGGGTACCATTTTCCCCCGGCGGCTGGCACGTCTATCTGAGGCAATACATGACAGGTCGGGCCGCTAAACCAGAAGCTTGACAGGGTCGCTATCCGAACATCCGTAAGAGTATAGTCATTAAAATAGCCTAAAATCAGACGACCCGGTTCCGAAACGTTGAGTTTCCAAGTACGTTCCTGATTGAAGGGCTGCGTATTGAGCACTTGGCCATTGAGTGCTGCGAGCAGGATTGGTTCTTCACTACCTGCCACTTCACCGTGGGCCGTAATTTCCAGCGTCCCCGCCGAGCAGAGGTCGGCTTGCAACCAAGAGGTACTCAGAAAGCGGTAAGTTTCATTTTGAATAATAAGATTATCCTTGCCGCTCTGATAGCCCACCTCAAATTTCGGCGGCTTGGTGCAGTGCAGGATCGAGGGTGGAATCACTAGGAGTGGCTGAGTAGTCAGGCGGCGGGCCACTTCACCCAGCCAGCCCGCCGCGACTAGGGGGATGCTAATTAGCAGAGCCTTCCTATACAAGTTCATGGCTGCCACTTCACGATCCAACTCCGTTGGGCCAAGGGCATCGGGCGTAGCGTCGAGTCACTGGGATAGAGCAGCAGTTCCAGACGCTGACTTGGCTGAGCGTACAGATCCTGTTTGAAAGTAAGTA
This genomic window from Deinococcus detaillensis contains:
- a CDS encoding glycosyltransferase family 2 protein, with amino-acid sequence MSRSSIPSNNARVSVLVPMLNEEKYILSSLLSILNGTYAANLIEIIVIDGGSSDQSLNIVSELQKNYKNIKLINNAKRIQVAALNLGLRYATGEIIVRADAHSIYQSDYIDLIISPILKGEAENAGGAQIPCGDTYITSGIARALASPFGNGNATYRVGRASKYTDTVYLGAWRKSILEEIGGFNELMAVNEDYELNVRLRKRGGRVLYIPQLRTKYFVRKSILHLGKQYFKYGKWKIATLSIHRTSLHPRQALVPIATALIMSSLIAFIISRKKHLMVPSATYALGCVLFSLSPDLKKFNLKYLPITLLAFPVIHFSWSAGFISGIIKSPLPRSREIKGNDRQYSDYPLSR